A genome region from Gouania willdenowi chromosome 9, fGouWil2.1, whole genome shotgun sequence includes the following:
- the cfap77 gene encoding cilia- and flagella-associated protein 77, which translates to MSSPRIGVVRKSMLSNPRIMIPPPGRSRMVPGLPGPDFTYGITSKCRDGGVAEVLTSWKVSEGRQHRTKKVQPLDFVALNRNAVRSGLTTSKELSQHRAQKVNEHGAPHWSAGRPKRREASRSPLPDITYGVKSSKNSESIPLWDLLSYEYSHRWKEEQLSRNFSPQTDKGRTGRAAETRTSLLRRRSPSLPVEQKRFTLSQFKQVPAALDTFRNPEDRPRRLSTQQLSSKERHGRDGDIQAFPQDSVTFTSDLHVSVL; encoded by the exons CCTCCTCCTGGTCGGTCCAGGATGGTTCCTGGTCTTCCAGGTCCAGACTTCACATATGGAATCACCTCTAAGTGCAGAGATGGAGGGGTGGCTGAAG tTCTGACCAGCTGGAAGGTTTCAGAAGGTCGACAACATCGAACAAAAAAGGTGCAGCCTTTGGACTTTGTGGCTCTGAACCGAAACGCGGTGCGGTCCGGTTTGACGACGTCCAAAGAGCTGAGTCAGCACCGCGCTCAGAAGGTCAATGAGCACGGTGCTCCTCATTGGTCTGCTGGCAGACCAAAGAGGAGAGAAGCTTCAAGATCACCACTGCCTGACATCACCTACGGGGTTAAAAGCAGTAAGAAcag TGAGTCGATTCCTCTGTGGGACCTCCTCTCCTATGAGTACTCTCACCGCTGGAAGGAGGAGCAGCTGAGCAGGAACTTCAGCCCCCAGACAGACAAG gggagAACAGGTCGTGCAGCAGAAACCAGGACCAGcctgctgaggaggaggagcccaTCTCTGCCAGTTGAACAGAAACGGTTCACTCTGTCCCAATTCAAACAg GTCCCAGCAGCGCTGGACACCTTCAGGAATCCAGAGGATCGCCCCCGAAGACTCAGCACCCAGCAGCTGTCCAGCAAGGAGCGTCACGGCAGGGACGGAGACATCCAGGCCTTCCCTCAGGACAGCGTCACCTTCACCTCTGACCTCCATGTTAGCGTGCTTTGA